A genomic region of Runella rosea contains the following coding sequences:
- a CDS encoding xanthine dehydrogenase family protein molybdopterin-binding subunit has translation MATEDKKTKKKFSRRKFLQRGAIIFGGTVVAVIASKGPIRRFLAQKAENMDFPLLVSTQEPSFWFEVLPDNTILYKSTKLEMGQGIFTGLAMLAAEELEVSLEQIKVVHANTANGVEDSLGTGGSNTTLSLFKPIREVAATLREMLKAQAAKQWGVPVASIKVENGIMTSGTHKATYYEISTSTQEWETPETPALKPSSAFKYVGKDVKRIDLKPKVTGKPIFGIDQTFPDMLYAVMLQSPYIGGTLKKLNTQEAAKVNGVVKIVEDKELVAVVAKNRYAAEMGLQKIEAEWDVPKKWQQAEFEALTTVGIGTDVRIQSEGSPESLLEEAPNQVFKQEYRTPLATHAHMEPHGAVAHVEKDKATMYVGTQASTLFRSAIAKAIDVETEQLNIETTYAGGSFGRRIDSKHSEKVARIAKIVGKPVHVFNTRTQEFQNAIYRPQTHHVLAAKIGENGTIEAITHSQATPDQVLGAIPANIGYTLLGADFVSAGHGASILYNIEHKSATLWQNKLPVHTGIWRSVGMFPNTFAIESFINELAHKTGKDPLKMRLELLAGNEQINQRYKKVLEMLAEKSGWNQPKAAGIGRGIAIGNDRKSIAAAVIEVMIVNNQIQVKKVTQVLDAGLAINPEGIRMQVEGATMMGITAALYEGLTIKDGQITATNFHEYPMTKLSDTPEIEVIILEGHSEPYGVGEPPLAPVAPAIAAAVFDLTGKNLRTLPLKLS, from the coding sequence ATGGCTACCGAAGATAAAAAAACAAAAAAGAAGTTTTCTCGACGTAAATTCTTGCAACGCGGAGCCATCATTTTTGGCGGAACCGTTGTAGCGGTTATTGCGTCAAAGGGGCCTATTCGTCGTTTTTTGGCCCAAAAAGCGGAAAATATGGATTTCCCGCTCCTGGTTTCAACGCAGGAACCATCCTTCTGGTTTGAAGTATTGCCCGATAACACCATCCTCTACAAATCTACCAAGCTGGAGATGGGACAGGGGATTTTTACGGGATTAGCGATGTTGGCTGCCGAGGAGCTAGAAGTATCACTCGAACAAATCAAGGTCGTTCATGCCAATACCGCCAACGGCGTGGAAGATTCGCTCGGAACGGGCGGAAGCAACACCACTTTATCGTTGTTTAAGCCCATTCGAGAAGTGGCCGCTACCCTGCGCGAAATGCTAAAAGCCCAAGCCGCCAAACAATGGGGCGTACCTGTAGCAAGTATCAAAGTTGAAAATGGAATCATGACGTCGGGAACTCATAAAGCTACGTATTATGAAATTTCCACCTCTACCCAAGAATGGGAAACGCCCGAAACACCTGCATTAAAGCCTTCATCGGCCTTTAAATATGTAGGAAAAGACGTAAAACGCATCGATCTAAAGCCAAAAGTGACGGGCAAACCCATTTTTGGCATAGACCAAACGTTTCCAGATATGTTGTATGCGGTGATGCTCCAATCCCCCTACATTGGCGGCACCCTCAAAAAACTCAACACCCAAGAAGCCGCAAAGGTCAACGGAGTGGTCAAAATCGTGGAGGATAAGGAGTTGGTGGCCGTAGTAGCCAAAAACCGATATGCCGCCGAGATGGGATTGCAAAAAATAGAAGCCGAATGGGATGTTCCAAAAAAATGGCAACAGGCTGAATTTGAAGCATTGACTACCGTAGGCATCGGAACAGACGTGCGCATTCAAAGCGAAGGCTCGCCCGAATCGCTTTTGGAAGAAGCGCCCAACCAAGTGTTCAAACAAGAATACCGCACACCATTGGCCACCCACGCCCACATGGAGCCACACGGTGCCGTGGCGCATGTTGAAAAAGACAAAGCCACGATGTACGTGGGTACGCAAGCCTCCACCCTTTTCAGAAGTGCCATCGCCAAAGCCATTGATGTAGAAACTGAACAACTCAACATCGAAACCACCTACGCGGGCGGTAGTTTTGGCAGAAGGATTGATTCAAAACATTCCGAAAAAGTGGCTCGCATTGCCAAAATTGTGGGTAAGCCTGTACATGTGTTTAATACGCGAACACAGGAATTTCAGAATGCCATTTATCGTCCGCAAACGCACCATGTACTGGCGGCCAAAATTGGAGAAAACGGCACCATCGAGGCCATTACCCACAGCCAAGCCACCCCCGACCAGGTTCTTGGGGCGATTCCTGCCAATATCGGCTATACCCTACTAGGCGCTGATTTTGTGTCGGCGGGCCACGGTGCCAGTATTTTGTACAACATTGAGCATAAATCAGCCACGTTGTGGCAAAATAAACTACCCGTTCATACTGGAATCTGGCGCAGTGTCGGGATGTTTCCCAATACGTTTGCCATCGAAAGCTTTATCAACGAATTGGCCCATAAAACGGGCAAAGACCCGCTCAAAATGCGTTTGGAGTTGCTGGCTGGCAACGAACAAATCAACCAACGTTACAAAAAAGTATTGGAAATGCTGGCTGAAAAGAGCGGGTGGAATCAACCCAAAGCGGCGGGGATTGGGCGAGGTATCGCCATCGGCAACGACCGCAAGAGCATTGCAGCGGCGGTGATTGAAGTGATGATAGTTAACAACCAAATTCAGGTAAAAAAGGTAACGCAGGTGCTTGACGCAGGCTTGGCCATCAATCCTGAGGGGATTCGGATGCAGGTAGAAGGTGCTACCATGATGGGGATTACGGCCGCGCTGTATGAAGGTTTAACCATCAAAGACGGGCAAATAACCGCAACCAATTTTCACGAATACCCCATGACAAAACTTTCAGATACCCCTGAAATTGAGGTAATTATTCTGGAAGGACACTCCGAGCCTTACGGCGTAGGTGAGCCTCCGCTCGCGCCAGTAGCGCCCGCGATTGCAGCGGCTGTTTTTGATTTAACGGGTAAAAATTTGAGAACCTTACCGCTGAAGTTAAGCTAA
- a CDS encoding TetR/AcrR family transcriptional regulator, protein MDKKEQILASALKLFVEFGFHGTPTSKIAKEAGVSNGTLFHYFATKEDLIKELYITIKNDLNQFLFSKITPEDGVETIIKKVFIYFIYWALDNREKNHYIQQVLFSPHIFQISESVLMEQSQKHIQLIEEAKATKIIKDLPTDLIYTLANSHLMGIYNYVVNLPPDAQKPIIENGFEMLWDMLTEQK, encoded by the coding sequence ATGGATAAAAAAGAACAGATACTGGCGAGTGCGTTGAAGCTCTTTGTGGAGTTTGGTTTTCATGGTACGCCCACGAGCAAAATCGCTAAGGAAGCGGGGGTATCCAACGGAACCCTTTTTCATTATTTTGCCACCAAAGAAGACCTGATAAAGGAATTATACATCACCATCAAAAATGATTTAAACCAATTTTTATTTTCAAAGATTACTCCTGAGGATGGTGTCGAAACCATCATAAAAAAAGTCTTTATCTATTTCATTTACTGGGCTTTAGACAACCGAGAAAAGAACCATTATATCCAACAGGTGCTTTTTTCGCCGCATATTTTTCAAATCTCTGAATCGGTTCTAATGGAGCAATCCCAGAAACACATTCAGTTGATTGAAGAAGCAAAAGCCACCAAAATCATCAAAGATTTACCCACTGATTTGATTTATACGTTGGCCAACAGCCACTTGATGGGCATCTATAATTACGTTGTCAACTTACCCCCCGATGCACAAAAACCCATCATCGAAAACGGCTTTGAAATGCTTTGGGATATGCTGACCGAACAAAAATAA
- the def gene encoding peptide deformylase, with protein sequence MIFPIVAYGDPVLRKVARPIEKDEFNLPELVENMYQTMYDSSGIGLAAPQIGQSIRLFVVDGTPLNEDEEEEDKDPSLEGFKKVFINPQVLEETGDEWAFEEGCLSIPGIRADVYRPEFIKIKYRDIDWNEHVDTFEGMAARIIQHEYDHLEGKLFTDYLPMLKRQMLKKRLTDITKGNVKVDYKMRFPK encoded by the coding sequence ATGATTTTTCCAATAGTAGCTTATGGCGACCCCGTATTACGAAAAGTGGCTCGCCCCATTGAAAAAGACGAATTCAACCTGCCCGAGTTGGTAGAAAATATGTACCAAACCATGTACGATTCTTCGGGTATTGGTTTGGCGGCTCCGCAAATCGGACAAAGTATCCGGTTGTTTGTGGTAGATGGTACGCCTCTTAATGAAGATGAAGAAGAGGAAGACAAAGACCCAAGTTTGGAAGGGTTTAAAAAAGTATTTATTAATCCGCAGGTGTTGGAAGAAACGGGTGACGAATGGGCGTTTGAAGAAGGATGCCTCAGTATTCCGGGAATCAGAGCCGATGTATATCGTCCTGAATTTATTAAAATCAAATACCGAGATATTGATTGGAATGAGCACGTAGACACCTTTGAAGGCATGGCGGCGCGTATCATTCAGCATGAATACGACCATTTGGAAGGTAAACTGTTTACGGACTATCTGCCAATGCTCAAACGGCAGATGCTCAAAAAACGCCTTACCGACATTACAAAGGGCAATGTCAAAGTGGATTACAAAATGAGATTTCCTAAATAA
- a CDS encoding NAD-dependent epimerase/dehydratase family protein: MKETKKIRAIVTGATGMVGEGVLHECLQSPEVEEVLIINRKPSGFTHPKLKEIIHQDFFDVSPIKTQLKGYDACFFCLGVSSVGMKEEEYTKMTYTLTMHVAETLSKLNPDMAFCYVSGSGTDSTEKGRSMWARVKGKTENDLMKLPFKAVYNFRPGYMHPTPGLKNTLPYYKYLSWLYPVLRKVFPGAASTLAELGQGMIKVATKGYQKPILEVKDFVALTKTL, from the coding sequence ATGAAAGAAACCAAAAAAATAAGAGCCATTGTCACGGGTGCCACGGGCATGGTCGGTGAGGGTGTATTGCACGAATGCCTACAAAGCCCTGAAGTTGAGGAAGTTTTGATTATCAACCGCAAACCTTCTGGCTTCACCCATCCCAAATTAAAGGAAATCATTCACCAAGATTTCTTCGACGTCTCGCCCATCAAAACCCAATTGAAAGGTTACGACGCTTGTTTTTTCTGTTTGGGGGTTTCTTCCGTCGGGATGAAAGAAGAAGAATATACCAAAATGACCTACACGCTCACGATGCACGTGGCCGAGACATTGAGCAAACTCAACCCTGACATGGCATTTTGCTACGTATCAGGCTCAGGCACCGACAGCACCGAAAAAGGCCGCAGCATGTGGGCGCGGGTCAAAGGCAAAACTGAAAATGATTTGATGAAACTGCCTTTCAAGGCCGTATACAATTTCCGACCCGGTTATATGCACCCCACCCCCGGATTGAAGAATACCCTTCCTTACTACAAGTATTTAAGCTGGCTGTATCCCGTGTTGCGTAAGGTATTTCCGGGGGCCGCAAGTACGTTGGCAGAATTAGGACAAGGCATGATTAAAGTGGCCACCAAAGGCTATCAAAAGCCCATTTTGGAAGTAAAAGACTTTGTCGCACTAACAAAAACCCTTTAA
- a CDS encoding glycoside hydrolase family 5 protein, which produces MENRINRRTFIKNSSLATVALTNGSMTGPVKKKNRLPQWKGFNVLDFFSPDPAKSRPQTPEVYFKWMEDWGFDFVRIPMAYPAYLKFDRSKNIRIDEIRNIDTQMTDRIEQLVYWAQKYNHHVSLNLHRAPGYCINAGFVEPYNLWTNEQALSDFCYHWEFWAKKFKDTSSKKISFDLLNEPSWRDDMNDQLGKKTKLEPEMYRKMILAAYNTIKGVNKKHLIIADGNNVGNDVITGISDLEVGQSCRGYTPSIISHYKASWVYKDPESLPVPIWPGKVGDQNLSRKMLEDKFQPWIDLKNSGTGVHCGECGCFNKTPHAVFLAWFKDLLGILSENGIGFALWEFDGSFGLLNSGRSDVDYENFQGQKLDRKLLTLLQKV; this is translated from the coding sequence ATGGAAAATCGCATCAATCGCCGCACTTTTATTAAAAACAGTTCACTGGCTACGGTCGCTTTGACGAACGGAAGTATGACTGGACCAGTGAAGAAAAAGAACAGATTGCCACAATGGAAAGGCTTCAATGTGCTGGATTTCTTTTCGCCCGACCCCGCCAAAAGCCGCCCGCAAACGCCCGAAGTGTATTTTAAATGGATGGAAGATTGGGGCTTTGACTTTGTCCGAATTCCGATGGCATACCCCGCTTATCTGAAATTTGACCGCTCCAAAAACATCCGAATCGACGAGATTAGAAACATAGATACCCAAATGACCGACCGTATCGAGCAGTTGGTCTATTGGGCGCAGAAATACAACCATCACGTTTCGCTCAATCTCCACCGCGCGCCAGGCTATTGCATCAACGCGGGTTTTGTGGAGCCTTACAACCTGTGGACCAACGAACAGGCGCTGAGTGACTTCTGCTATCATTGGGAATTTTGGGCGAAAAAATTCAAAGATACGTCTTCCAAAAAAATCAGTTTTGACCTCCTCAACGAACCCAGTTGGCGCGACGACATGAACGACCAATTGGGCAAAAAAACCAAATTGGAACCCGAAATGTACCGCAAGATGATTCTGGCGGCCTACAATACCATCAAAGGAGTCAATAAAAAACACTTAATCATTGCCGATGGCAACAACGTTGGCAATGATGTGATTACGGGTATTTCAGATTTGGAAGTGGGCCAAAGTTGCCGAGGCTATACGCCCTCCATCATCTCGCATTACAAAGCCTCATGGGTGTACAAAGACCCAGAAAGCCTGCCCGTTCCCATTTGGCCCGGAAAAGTGGGCGACCAAAACCTGAGCCGCAAAATGTTGGAAGACAAATTTCAACCGTGGATTGACCTCAAAAACAGCGGTACGGGTGTTCACTGTGGTGAATGCGGCTGTTTTAACAAAACGCCACACGCTGTATTTTTGGCGTGGTTCAAAGATTTGCTTGGCATTCTGAGCGAAAACGGAATCGGCTTTGCATTATGGGAATTTGACGGCTCCTTTGGTTTGCTCAATTCTGGCCGAAGCGACGTTGACTACGAAAATTTCCAAGGCCAAAAATTAGACAGAAAACTGCTGACGCTTTTGCAGAAAGTGTAG
- a CDS encoding (2Fe-2S)-binding protein, whose product MEINFNINGKTAKVDVDPAMPLLWVVRDELNLKATKFGCGAALCGACTLHIDGEAYRSCSIPVSFAAGKKVTTLEGLSESEDKLHPIQQAWMEENVPQCGYCQPGFMMAAANFLEKNPNPTEEDIKNNITNICRCGTQPRIIKAIKRAAQLSQTVTA is encoded by the coding sequence ATGGAAATCAACTTTAATATCAATGGCAAAACGGCAAAGGTGGACGTAGACCCCGCCATGCCGTTGCTTTGGGTAGTTCGGGATGAACTGAACCTCAAAGCCACAAAATTCGGCTGCGGGGCCGCACTTTGCGGCGCTTGCACGCTCCACATCGACGGCGAAGCCTACCGTTCATGTTCTATCCCTGTAAGTTTTGCGGCAGGAAAAAAAGTGACGACGCTCGAAGGCTTATCGGAAAGTGAGGACAAACTTCACCCCATTCAGCAGGCATGGATGGAAGAAAACGTGCCCCAATGCGGCTATTGTCAGCCCGGGTTTATGATGGCGGCCGCCAATTTTCTGGAGAAAAACCCCAACCCGACCGAAGAAGATATAAAAAACAATATCACCAACATTTGCCGTTGCGGTACGCAGCCCCGCATCATCAAAGCCATCAAAAGAGCCGCTCAACTTTCTCAAACCGTAACTGCGTAA
- the ruvX gene encoding Holliday junction resolvase RuvX, with amino-acid sequence MGRILAIDYGSKRTGLAVTDPLRIIATALETVRSFELIDFLKRYTANETVDVFVVGMPRTLENTDTNNTPHVKGFIKQLKKAFPDTPVYEHDERFTSSMALQTMISMGSKKSDRRNKGNIDKVSATIILQSFIESQR; translated from the coding sequence ATGGGGCGAATTCTTGCCATTGATTATGGCTCAAAACGAACCGGATTGGCAGTTACCGACCCGTTACGGATTATTGCGACGGCCTTGGAAACGGTACGCTCATTTGAATTAATTGATTTTTTGAAACGTTATACCGCCAATGAAACCGTGGATGTATTTGTGGTAGGGATGCCCCGTACATTGGAAAATACCGACACCAACAATACGCCGCACGTGAAGGGATTCATCAAACAACTCAAAAAAGCGTTTCCCGATACCCCCGTGTATGAACACGACGAGCGCTTTACCAGCAGCATGGCATTACAGACCATGATTTCGATGGGGTCTAAAAAAAGTGATCGCCGCAATAAAGGTAATATTGACAAAGTCAGTGCCACCATTATTTTGCAATCGTTTATTGAAAGCCAACGATGA
- a CDS encoding alpha/beta hydrolase family protein: MKSLNQFLLFCLLPFSAFAQFGLTTAQRDSLNKLTAADHANMKQQLGIKTLRPGPSGNESAPNHANYNESTANPCPALPDILTLKNGNKVTSADVWWAQRRPEIIEEFEREVYGRLPKNIPKVTWKVEAADNEFVGRIPVVAKKLTGHIDNSAYPSIKVDINMMLVVPTNVKGPVPVLMMFGRPSFPSPAQPNNDDFEKINAAFKEMLIKSNPEMKAIFDKYPAYSPVARASLPNFFAPLPTGDSPGTEQLLAAGWGYCTIDPASIQADNGAGLTKGIIGLVNKGQYRKPDDWGSLRAWAWGAARGLDYLETDPAVDAKKVGIEGVSRYGKAALVTLAFEPRFALGLIASSGKGGTTLHRRVFGEAVESLTASSEYHWMAGNYLKYGTEESGFGKKTGCDLSVDSHELIALCAPRLCYVSYGIPEKGDAKWLDQQGSFMATIAAGAAYKLLGAKDLGVSNDPMKEKMPPMLTSMHDGQLSWRQHDGGHTDQPNFQHFIPRASKMLKYEKAGQ; encoded by the coding sequence ATGAAATCCTTAAACCAATTCTTACTTTTCTGCCTCTTACCTTTTTCGGCCTTTGCTCAATTTGGTCTTACAACGGCTCAACGCGACAGCCTCAATAAGCTCACCGCCGCCGACCATGCCAACATGAAGCAGCAATTGGGCATCAAGACCCTGCGGCCTGGCCCCAGCGGCAATGAATCAGCGCCCAATCACGCCAATTATAACGAATCAACGGCTAACCCCTGCCCTGCTTTGCCCGATATTCTAACCTTGAAAAATGGTAATAAAGTAACCTCGGCCGATGTGTGGTGGGCACAGCGCCGCCCCGAAATCATCGAAGAATTTGAACGCGAAGTATACGGAAGGCTTCCAAAAAATATCCCAAAAGTAACATGGAAAGTGGAAGCCGCAGACAATGAATTTGTGGGCCGCATTCCGGTAGTAGCTAAAAAATTAACAGGTCACATAGACAACAGTGCCTACCCTTCCATCAAAGTAGACATCAACATGATGTTGGTGGTTCCGACCAACGTAAAAGGCCCTGTTCCAGTGTTGATGATGTTTGGTCGCCCGTCTTTCCCATCACCTGCCCAACCCAACAACGATGACTTTGAAAAAATCAACGCGGCGTTCAAAGAAATGCTCATCAAAAGTAATCCCGAAATGAAGGCCATTTTTGATAAATATCCCGCTTACAGCCCCGTTGCCCGCGCATCCCTTCCCAATTTCTTCGCTCCCCTTCCCACAGGCGACTCTCCGGGCACAGAACAATTATTAGCCGCAGGTTGGGGATATTGCACCATCGACCCTGCGAGTATTCAAGCAGACAATGGCGCGGGATTGACGAAAGGAATCATTGGTTTGGTCAACAAAGGTCAATACCGCAAACCCGACGATTGGGGCTCGCTCCGGGCGTGGGCGTGGGGTGCGGCGCGCGGCTTAGATTATTTAGAAACCGACCCCGCCGTAGATGCCAAAAAAGTGGGCATCGAAGGCGTTTCCCGTTATGGAAAAGCGGCTTTAGTGACCTTGGCTTTTGAGCCACGTTTTGCCCTAGGGCTGATTGCCTCGTCTGGAAAAGGCGGAACGACCTTGCACCGCAGAGTATTTGGCGAAGCCGTCGAAAGCCTGACGGCTAGCAGTGAGTATCATTGGATGGCCGGAAATTATCTAAAATACGGCACCGAAGAATCTGGTTTTGGCAAAAAAACAGGTTGCGACTTATCGGTAGATTCGCACGAATTAATTGCGCTTTGCGCGCCTCGCCTGTGTTATGTGAGTTACGGTATTCCCGAAAAAGGCGATGCCAAATGGCTTGACCAACAAGGCAGTTTTATGGCAACGATTGCCGCTGGTGCCGCTTATAAACTCTTGGGGGCAAAAGATTTAGGGGTTTCAAATGACCCCATGAAAGAAAAAATGCCGCCCATGCTTACGAGTATGCACGACGGGCAACTGTCGTGGCGGCAGCACGACGGCGGGCATACCGACCAACCCAACTTTCAGCATTTTATCCCTCGGGCAAGCAAGATGCTAAAATACGAAAAAGCAGGGCAGTAA
- a CDS encoding 3'-5' exonuclease has protein sequence MQELRRVAKNILFIDLETVSGKESFDLLDERMQEQWQRKAANIRNDEHVSAFDLFYRRAAIYSEFGKIICIGVGALYWVSSDEQPRFKVKTIAGDDEKAILLEFKELIEKYPQNQLVLCAHNGKEFDFPFLCRRMLVNGITLPDSLKLSGKKPWEILHQDTLDMWRFGDYKSFAQLDLLAALFGIPSSKSDISGEDVTRVYYAEKDLDRIRRYCKEDVVVLAQLWLRLNQYDTIKPELIVRAE, from the coding sequence ATGCAAGAACTTCGCCGAGTTGCCAAGAATATTCTTTTTATTGACCTGGAAACGGTGTCAGGAAAAGAGTCGTTTGATTTGCTAGACGAACGAATGCAGGAACAATGGCAACGAAAAGCGGCCAACATCCGCAATGACGAACACGTCTCGGCTTTTGACCTGTTTTACCGTCGGGCGGCTATTTATTCTGAATTCGGCAAAATCATTTGCATCGGAGTAGGGGCGCTGTATTGGGTTTCTTCCGACGAGCAGCCACGCTTTAAAGTGAAGACCATTGCGGGCGACGACGAGAAGGCGATTTTGTTGGAATTTAAAGAGTTGATTGAAAAATATCCCCAAAACCAACTCGTTCTCTGCGCCCACAACGGCAAAGAGTTTGACTTCCCTTTTCTGTGTCGTCGAATGCTCGTCAATGGAATTACGCTGCCTGATTCTTTAAAACTTTCGGGTAAAAAACCGTGGGAAATTCTTCATCAGGACACACTCGATATGTGGCGTTTTGGCGATTATAAAAGCTTCGCACAGTTGGATTTATTGGCGGCGTTGTTTGGCATTCCGAGCAGCAAATCAGACATCAGTGGCGAAGACGTTACCCGCGTTTATTACGCCGAAAAAGACCTTGACCGAATCCGTCGTTACTGTAAAGAAGACGTCGTGGTGTTGGCGCAACTTTGGCTTCGCCTCAATCAATACGATACCATAAAGCCCGAGCTGATTGTACGGGCCGAATAA
- a CDS encoding cupin domain-containing protein produces the protein MTKLLFLLFLVSHLVFAQTAEPVASKVYKWSDAQIIKRPKGEARSILEGTTPHFKLFKVHATTVNPKSRMRDSEYTQENEELLIIKEGILTVTVEGKTKELKPGGIALIMSGDKRSVVNNTDTPVTYYVFQLNSVAPLDIERGKTAGGSLLLNWDETEFKGHDKGGRRNFFDRPTSMSKRFEMHVTTLTGNWMSHPAHRHPAAEILMLVNSQEGEADSQAKEIIDGVWHDSKVGDIIFLNSNVPHGLQNTSKGSCTYFAFQFE, from the coding sequence ATGACAAAGCTACTTTTCCTACTATTTCTGGTAAGCCACCTTGTTTTTGCGCAAACCGCTGAGCCAGTTGCCTCCAAAGTCTACAAATGGTCAGACGCGCAGATAATCAAAAGACCGAAAGGCGAAGCCCGTTCCATTTTGGAAGGCACTACGCCACATTTCAAGTTATTCAAAGTCCACGCTACGACCGTGAATCCCAAAAGCAGAATGCGTGACAGTGAATATACCCAAGAGAATGAGGAACTTCTCATCATCAAAGAAGGTATACTGACCGTGACCGTAGAAGGCAAAACCAAAGAGTTGAAGCCGGGAGGCATTGCGCTTATCATGTCGGGCGATAAACGCAGTGTGGTCAACAATACCGATACGCCCGTTACATACTACGTTTTTCAGCTCAATTCGGTCGCGCCACTTGACATCGAAAGAGGCAAAACGGCGGGTGGTTCGCTGCTGCTCAACTGGGACGAAACCGAATTTAAAGGCCATGACAAAGGCGGAAGAAGGAATTTTTTCGACCGTCCAACGAGCATGAGCAAGCGTTTTGAAATGCACGTAACGACCCTCACGGGCAATTGGATGAGCCACCCCGCGCACCGCCACCCGGCCGCCGAGATTTTGATGTTGGTCAACAGTCAGGAAGGCGAAGCCGATAGCCAAGCCAAAGAAATCATTGATGGTGTATGGCATGACTCAAAAGTAGGGGATATCATTTTCCTCAACTCTAACGTGCCGCACGGTCTTCAAAATACAAGCAAAGGCTCGTGTACTTATTTTGCTTTTCAGTTTGAGTGA